One Hoplias malabaricus isolate fHopMal1 chromosome 12, fHopMal1.hap1, whole genome shotgun sequence genomic window, taaaaacagaaacgCAAACAACAATAGCCCGGAGATGTGCGGACAAACTCTCGGAACtaagaaatgtgtttaaaacgcGATTTTCCTTAATTTCTCTCGATGTTTTACCTCAGGATTTCGCAGAACTGGAGTGTTGATGCTAACAGCTACCGTTAGCCGGCTAATGATATTACCTCAGAAATGTAACCCGAATCTGTTCAAGCCGTTACCCTTTATGAGCAGATCTGGTTCTTCGGTGAGGTTTCTGTTGGTTCCACTCGTTAGCGGTCGGTCCCGGTTCGGATCAGTTTGTCAGAGGCCGGTACTCCGAGCTTACAGGCTAACAGCGCCCGCTAGCACTGTAGCTAATGCTAAAGCAGCCACATCACGTGACCACGATCATGTGACAGCAATTGGTTTCCATAGAAAGGACAAGATCACCGAAATATTCACATTTACCCCAACTTTGTCCCGTACGTATTATAACGTAGCctcccataataaaataaacgtCGTTAGATGTTCTTTAACCACCCAACTCTTTCATTTTCTACAACGGTTTTCTGTCTCCAGATAACCGTTGGCTATCGGTCAGTATTGTCTTCTTGGCACACATACTGTTGCCAACCGTCACGTATTTGGACGCTAAAATATGCGTTCCGGGACGCCTTTTGTTTCGCATTCCTGAGGTTACACAGTTACGGTGAcggtttgagacagaaacaggCAGCTCACTCTAAACCAGAGCGAGGGGCAGATTGTTCACGGCTCCAAAAACAAAGAACGCACTTTTCATTGGTCGACACTTTTATGTAGCCAATCAGTagccagagttatctgtccatcattcagtgctacagccaatggagtcacagtccctcctacagggggttgttttgtggCGGAAttcgtttattttttattaaagtatgtataatgtattattCTTTATACTTAAAAATCACCGTAGATAATTTCAAATAGATAACAATATAGACACATTGTTATAGACATAACAGTAACACTAAAAAAACTATTATTAAAGTGTAAGACAAATATGATCCTAAATAAGCAATTAATTAGATGACATTTTGATTGGACATAAGTTAAATATGGTAAAGTAATGAGGACATTTGGGCAATTACCCCAGAATCAAcctggttaaagcttagccccctaatatttcatatatgtgtaataataataataaaaataacaacaccaccaacaacaacaacaacaacaacaacaacaataataataataatctaacaTGAACACTTCAAAGTTTAATCTCATGCTTTCAACATTGTCCTATAAAATAACAGCTATAAATTAACTTCATATTTCATGGTTAGCATCTCATATGCAGTATTTAGTTTATATCCTAATTATGATTTCACAATGTGACTGTGtctaattattataaaatgggTTTGAGATTGTGCCATTGTTTAATAATGCCAATAATCCTTGGTGAAAACTGAACCATTTCCTGTTTTAAATTTCCTTTAGTGACAAAAGGAGACAAGCTTTAAATTATGACTGTTATACCAAATAAAGAGGCagcataaaaaaacaacaactttttAATGTGTAGTGGCATAATGTACAGTAGTTATAATTTTAATTCGGTACAGTATTTGCCTAATAATGTTTaaagttaataaaaatattcataattaCATAGCATTTTAATTTCTTCAAGCAAGATTTTGAACTTTTCTGACCACTGCGCAACAGCAAAATGCTATTTTGTTATGGTTAATAAAAACAGCTTTAACTGGACGTATCATAATCACTCCATCACTGAACACCTCATTCTTCATGGAGAGCACCATTAAAGAACAATGCTTAAAAAATACGTAATAACACAAACAAGCACCAATTTCACCACAGTATTACTGTGTTTTTCAGTACAGTGACCCTGCTGTATCTTCTATAAGCAACATTTAggcctctttctttctccagaAGAGTGTTTTATGATTAAGGTTAACTTCTCTGAGGTGATTTCATTTCAGATTTTCTAAAAGATGACAGCTTCATCGTCCTGACAGCTTCCTGAGATCAGAACCACAGCGTCCAGCCCAATTTCTCCAGCAACCAGCTTCCCGCGCGTTCCCTCAAAGATAATCTGAtggaagaaataaacaaacagtttaAAACAGCTATAAACATGTCACAAAACATCATAGGACACTAATGTTAATGTAGtgataaatgagtaaaatattgAACTATTGAGGATTAAAGCTTACAGCGAACTTCAAATCACAAAATCAATTGATATCTGAACATTTCTATATATACGTcgaataatcaaaataaaaataactgctGATTAGACTCAGTCACTGTTAGTGGGAGGAGCTTCTTCACTCACGGCCTCAGGAGCGGAGTGCGTCCAGAAGATGTCGACACTGTTCGTTTCCCAGTCTCCATTTCTACTGAGTTTTTTCTCCCACAAGATGAGGTCACTTTGGTCCAGAAACACTCGCAAAGAACCGACCTGAGGACCCTCCGCTCGGAAACTGAACTTCAAACAGAACGCTCCCTGGGGGACGTGGTCACTGAGGAGGAGCCGCAGCCTGGCCTTGTCCCCACGATTACCCACAAGTCCACTCAGCGCCATGTAGTACTGCAGCCCTACAGAGAAAATGCAGACCACACTCAACCAACCATCTAACACAGGCTTAAAGAACTTTACAAAAACAGAGTCTAAAATCAGTTTAAAACGATAAAGTTCATACAGCTGAGGACTGACTTTAGACGTGATGATGTGGTCACTGATTAAACAGAGGAAAGCTGGTCATTCTGATGTTCAGAAATAAAGATGTAGTTGCCAGGACACAGATGTTTCATCAGCAGAGacaacagtgagagagagagtgagtttaaGTCGAGCGGGTAACGCTAAGGTCTGTCACAGTAATTACATTATCCACTTATCGTACAGTGTGGACATTTCCTTAGTCATTTTTGCTGACCTCAGTATCGTCcactgtgtttactctgtgtctgtaaccgcttatccaattcagggtcgcggtgggtccagagcctacctggaatcactgggcgcaaggcgggaatacaccctggtgggggcaccagtccttcacagggcaacacagacacacacacacattcactcacacacacactcacacttttgtttttggactgtgggcagTCCAAGAGCAttcggcggaaacccacgcagacacagggagaacacatcacactcctcacagacagtcacccggagcgggaatcgaacccacaacctccaggcccctggagttgtgtgactgcaacactacctgctgcgccaccgtgccgcactatgtattattattattattattattattattattattattattattacagtggaacctctactaacgaacgcctatactaacaaactttccaagacACGAACCGGGCCATTGAGtatttttgcctccaccaatgaaccatgactctagaaacgaacctgaGCCTCccccgagccggcggctggaaatggccactgaccccaataggcgagtctcccagcgcccagactcgagtgagcttttaagattagcaaattgtagctttagcaatttagcattagtgtaaatagcagacatcgaaattcgtgctaaggtaagccgtatctacacttcgtctccccacattcacctaccccccacctcccgtcatacagccagtgcctgtgttactcctccagccagtcgtttattactgttaccactgtatttcttttttatttttagtaacgctacatgtatttttttactaatttgagagtgttgtaaacatataccagtgcaaaaagggtgactttcggggtgggggctggaacgcattaattgcttttccattattttaaatggggaaaattgactcgagaaactaacttttccacttacgaaccgggtcatggaacggatcaagttcgtaggtagaggttccactgtattattattatatcagtgACATAAAACTGTCTTAAAGTGACGTTAATATTTTTTATCGCACTTATTTCTGGGACAACCAAAAAATGTCTATCGAGACAGGCGATGGGAACTGTTCTGTCTTCATTATGGATGATTTTAGCTTCTTCACCATCAGCTGAGAGAGTTACAGAGATCACAGCTGTCAGTGGAACATCTCAGCTCCAGACCGAAGCACCTCTCTGGTCCTCCTCACTTTTCCAAATGGAAGGTACCCGACCCAGTGTTTTTCTGAGGAGGTCTTATCCACTTGACGACATCTGGAATAATCTGGTGTTTCGTGGTTTTATCAGAGCGGCGTGGTGGTCTTATCACTCTCTGAACTGTACACTGAAAGTCTGAGGAGACCTGGTGTTTCACAATGGTTTTAATACTGAGGTTTTTGCTGGAGCTTAACACAGCATTTATTATATCACCGTTAGTCCCACCCCTGCAGTGTGATTGACTGAGAGATGGTCTAGGAGTGTGACTGTTGCAcaataatggcactctgactgCGCCACATACATGTAACCTAGAGACGACGAACACATTTACAGGACAGCGGATGGCACCTGGAAGAACGGACGTATTTTACCTTAAGAAACGATGATAAATCATTTTTTTGGTCAACAGCGACAGTTTGATTGACGCTGGTGAACTGATCTTTGTCCTGAAGCCTCACCCCTCTCACTTTATAACACAAACATCGAGACAGGGCAGGCATGGCCAAATGGTTAGAGGACCGGGCTTGGTACCGTAAGGTGGCCAGTTCTATCCCCAGGaccggcaggaacatccatggttgaggggcccttgagcaagacactgaacccccaaatgcaCCTCGGAATGGCTGCCCCCTGCTCTGggtgcccctagtgcactagtgtgtgccacagatgggttaaatgcagaagataCATTTTGTTGTACTTCATACAATTGGATATTATTGGTTTATTGATTAAACACCCAGCGACAGCAGTGTGTCTCTAACTCTAACCTTCACAATCCTGACCCCTCTAAACCCACTCAGTACCATACCGTTGTCGTGGTAGTGGACCATCCAGTCCAGATCATCGTCTTTATCCTGGACCCACTCACACGCTCCGGAGTCAAAGTTGCAGTCGGTCAGGAACCCTGTCCAGAGACACAGAGGAACATTTCATTAGCTGCGACGCTTTGGAACATGTTTGTGCTGATTTTCTTTGTGAGATCACACTGCTCTGTTTTAAAGCACATGGTAAGTTACAGTTATTCAGTGCTCTGCATCACTGACATGGTCTGAAACACAGTCAGATTCTGTAACAAAGCGCAGAAGAAGCTGAAGTGGTTTCTCACGTTGGTGAACAGCAGCCGCGTGGCTCTCCTCTAACTCCGCCGTCGGACCGTAGCTGGGCTCCAGGGGAACTGTGGAGTAAGAGACATTTAAAGAATGCAGAATTACAGACGTGATCAGATGTGGGTTTATACGGACGGGACTTTCCTGAGAGCCACAGCGTGCAGGAATCTGAGAAATGTGTTAGAGGAAACACCCCTGATTCGTCTGCACACATTTCCACAGAGAAACGAGGCGAGGGCTCAGAGCGAACGAGTGGCTGCTTGTCCCCTGTCACCCTCCTCTCTTCACCTCTTTCCTCCCTGTTATTTACAcctgagacacacctgagactcGTCTCTTCTCCACAGAACCAGGTGGAGCCACCGTGGGTTTAATAAAAGAACCCAGGGGTGGGCACAGACATTCAGTGTGTGACCTCTGCAGAAAAGCACGAAGTGAAACAGGACTGGGTGTAGATCTAAACACTGGGCTGTGCTCTTTGCAGTGAGTTTTATCCAATCATTGATGTCCGatttccatcaaatcctcacagaaatgtctgTGCAGTAAAGCAGAGCTGCTCCGGCCGTGGGGCTGGAGGGTGATGACAGAGACTCCAGCCAACAGCTGTTCTGGAGGGAGGTAATAAAAGACCTCCGTCTGGTGGggggtggtgtggtgtgtgtgtgtgtgtgtgtgtgtgtggagtagaagggaggggggggTCGTTCTTTAAGGCTTAAGGTGTTTTTTCTCTGGAATTTCCCCCCTGTGGCTGACGGATGTCTCAGACCTGTCTCCTCTTGCTCGAGGAGAACAGATTCAGCTCAAAACAAAGACCCCGAGCATCTGAACGAGACGGAGGGTCTCTCAGGAACGAGCTCAGCTCCAAGAGTGAGTTGTTAAAGAGATTTACTCAGGATTTAGAGCTGGAGATCTCCGGTTTCCACGCTCAGGCTCTGGCCAGTGTTCACCGCGTCAGAAAAGATTCAAGTGTGTCTGGGAGCAGCTGACCTCGCTCAGTGCAGAGGGGTGTCCATAAACATCTGCATACTGtgtattaaagggttaaagttGAGTGGAAACATGAATGCTGAATGAAATCATGATTTTTCCGTGACGTTAATAGCTTTAAAGAGCgaataaaaatgttttgctgtttttaagTGAAGCCTCTTGCAGTAAACGTCTGCTGATGTTATTAAAGGGAATTTAACCCCTTCCCTGCCGTCTGCGGCTTTAACTCTGCACTCCGCCGGTCGACAGACAGTCGTAAAGCTGCATGTGTTGACAGGTTCTGAACCTTTAAACCTGACCCTGCACCTTTAACAGAGAAAGAGCGGCCTGGGCATTAACGCTGACGCCCTTCAGGGcctccacacacaccctctctcctctACCGATGACTCCAGACATCCCAGAACGCTCTAAACTGAGTCGGACCCCTCAGTCCTAAGCTCCTGGTGATAAATGTGGAGCAGGGCTCAGGTTTCAGAGTCTCCTGAAAAAGAGAGACACCTTCTAACCCCACACAGCTAACCTATATCTCCTTTACAGGCTTCAGGACCCAGGAGAATCCCTTCTGAAAACCGAACCTGGGGGAGGGGGGTTTACAGGCTCCAGGAAAGTGGAAGTGCCCAATAGCAATGACTGTGTCGGGATATTTTGGATACAGTATTATcaacaagaacagaacaaatccatcatgTTTCTGCAgctctttttcctgatggagctcataacgaatgcagaACCCAAAAACATCTCCTCAGACCCTCAGCGCATTCATCCACATTCTCAAACAGGATAAGATGAGACTGGAGGCTCTTTAACAGTTACATGAGTctactggtgcttttccactgcatgggattgTCTCGACTTGGCTCGGCTCAGCTCACTTTTAGCTGGTCgcttttccactcccacagctcccctgcgaaatggagctggtgacatcacaaaaccccATCTTTAACGGGGACCTCTGGCTTTGAAAACCCCAATAACGTGGGCAGTAAAGTCAGGCGCTGTTTACTGATTGTGCATTgccgtgttgttgttgttgttgttgtttgcccggccaccgacccaaggagcagTTGAACCTCTTAAAAACCCTTTGggggaatgttacgagctgctgctgtgagtcggataaaaacaaatgtgaaagccGAAGCCGAGCCGGTTCCATGCAGTAGACAAGTGCCATAcgatcaccatgcccaatgccaagagtctgccagaggggtgtaaagcccccaGCATGTCTCTGCAGAGATGGAACTCCTTTTGGTGTCAGAACTAATCCCCCAACAGCACCCCTGACCTCACTAGTACATGTGAaggcagaatgccatcaaatcctcacagcaatgttgccCAGGAGGTTAGAGCCTGCCGCTCGGTTCAGCAGAAACAAACGAGACGTATCACTCACAGAACACATCTCCTCTGGGGCTGAGCTCCTCACCCTCCACTCGGTTcccttccctctctccatcctcctcctcttcctcctcctcttctccctctctctgggtGGGGAAGGATGGATTCTCCTGCTCCGAAGGTCCCACATAAACCTCCCCGTCGTAGTCAAAGGGCTGTAGTCGGATCCTGGGGGAGTCGGTTACTCCGGGCTCTGGAATGGCATTCTCCAGTCTCCCCCCGAGAACCCGAGGACTGGACAGAGTGTCTGGGATCG contains:
- the egfl6 gene encoding LOW QUALITY PROTEIN: epidermal growth factor-like protein 6 (The sequence of the model RefSeq protein was modified relative to this genomic sequence to represent the inferred CDS: substituted 1 base at 1 genomic stop codon), which gives rise to MKPVSWLGSLCVLLSMSAGDAERRQSRHVPAGSVPGVCRYGSRLECCYGWKRNSKGHCEAQCEFGCKHGECVGPNKCKCFPGYTGKTCSQDLNECGVKPRPCEHRCMNTFGSYMCYCLNGYMLMSDGSCANSRTCALAHCQYGCEEIEGEIRCLCPSSGLQLGSDGKTCVDIDECVTGKNQCPQNRQCVNTFGSYFCKCQGGYDLKYINGKYDCVDINECVSKTHKCSRHAECVNTHGSYKCKCKQGFRGSGLDCSEKPFYRSSWGGDRGSADEFLNAIPDTLSSPRVLGGRLENAIPEPGVTDSPRIRLQPFDYDGEVYVGPSEQENPSFPTQREGEEEEEEEEDGEREGNRVEGEELSPRGDVFCEXYVSDMLGALHPSGRLLALGMVIESPVRINPHLITSVILHSLNVSYSTVPLEPSYGPTAELEESHAAAVHQRFLTDCNFDSGACEWVQDKDDDLDWMVHYHDNGLQYYMALSGLVGNRGDKARLRLLLSDHVPQGAFCLKFSFRAEGPQVGSLRVFLDQSDLILWEKKLSRNGDWETNSVDIFWTHSAPEAIIFEGTRGKLVAGEIGLDAVVLISGSCQDDEAVIF